A part of Anabas testudineus chromosome 7, fAnaTes1.2, whole genome shotgun sequence genomic DNA contains:
- the LOC113167303 gene encoding bactericidal permeability-increasing protein-like — MLPSVVVLLMFISGTCAENPAIQFVLTNKGLQKGKHRVTDWIQQHLENVTLPDISSDIHIPILGNIHYTLTDISITKCDLPEPSVEFYPNVTGFKTSISGLSVALTGEWETHYHIIHDGGSLDMAVFDLNVISAVELGKDAGGHLSVSSISCDAQVGDVDVRFHGGDSWIFQPFVKYFKRQIIGKIQKSICPSVEEMIVTLESHLQAMNVSFDVNQLLSLDLNLTSVPVVDATSLNLGLKGEFYNIRTHSEPPFKPKSFTLPEQQGYMMSVGLSEFTLNSASYGYYSAGLLQVDINDSMIPPYCPVHLNTTSMGRYIPQLPKLFPGLPMSLKVYARQVPVFFFQSDVVKLGLQGSVKAFAIQRNGTQTPLLTLDVDSGFSGKMWIIDGRLKGMVKMDNVTLKLVASEVGSFSTDTMEKDLRLGLPVVLAKTVNKVLAQGLVLPRFKQAQLVNSVLKVKEGFMAVSSDVEVYF; from the exons ATGCTTCCATCTGTGGTGGTACTGCTCATGTTCATTTCCGGCACTTGTGCAGAAAATCCTGCAATACAATTTGTCCTGACCAACAAAGGACTTCAAAAGG GAAAGCATCGAGTCACAGACTGGATTCAGCAGCATTTGGAGAATGTAACTCTCCCTGACATCAGTAGTGACATTCACATTCCCATTTTGGGCAACATACACTACACATTAACAGA CATTTCCATAACAAAATGTGACCTTCCGGAGCCGTCTGTTGAGTTTTATCCAAACGTCACAGGATTCAAAACATCCATCTCAGGCCTCAGTGTTGCACTAACTGGCGAGTGGGAGACCCACTATCATATAAT ACATGATGGTGGATCGTTGGACATGGCTGTATTTGATTTGAATGTGATCTCTGCTGTGGAGCTCGGGAAAGATGCAGGTGGGCATCTGTCagtcagcagcatcagctgtgATGCTCAAGTTGGAGATGTGGATGTGCGGTTCCATGGTGGAGACAG TTGGATCTTCCAGCcttttgtgaaatatttcaagAGGCAAATCATCggcaaaatacagaaaagt ATCTGCCCCAGTGTGGAGGAGATGATTGTGACACTAGAGTCCCACCTGCAGGCCATGAACG tttccTTTGACGTGAATCAACTTCTTAGCCTTGACCTCAATCTCACCAGCGTACCTGTCGTTGATGCTACAAGTCTGAACCTGGGTCTTaag GGTGAATTCTACAATATCAGAACTCACAGTGAACCTCCCTTCAAGCCCAAGTCTTTCACTCTGCCTGAGCAGCAGGGTTACATGATGTCAGTGGGTCTGTCTGAATTCACTCTGAACTCTGCCTCCTATGGATACTACTCAGCTGGACTGCTTCAGGTCGACATCAACGACAGCATG ATACCTCCATACTGTCCTGTACATCTAAATACCACTTCAATGGGACGCTACATTCCCCAG CTTCCCAAGCTGTTTCCAGGTTTGCCCATGAGTCTGAAGGTTTATGCCCGACAGGttccagtgtttttctttcagagtGATGTTGTTAAACTGGGTCTCCAGGGTAGTGTCAAGGCCTTCGCCATCCAGCGTAATGGTACCCAGACCCCACTTCTCACTCTCGATGTT gacTCAGGCTTCAGTGGTAAAATGTGGATTATTGACGGAAGACTCAAGGGCATGGTGAAAATGGACAA TGTTACACTGAAGTTGGTAGCGAGTGAAGTGGGATCATTTTCG ACTGATACTATGGAAAAAGACCTGAGGCTTGGACTGCCAGTAGTACTTGCTAAAACCGTGAACA AGGTACTGGCTCAAGGTTTAGTTTTACCCAGATTCAAACAAGCACAGCTGGTCAACTCAGTCTTAAAGGTTAAGGAG GGATTTATGGCCGTGTCTTCAGATGTTGAGGTTTATTTCTAA